The sequence ACGCTCATCGTGAGGAGATTCTCCCTAGAAGTAGAGCTCCAGTGGACTATAGTTCCAGGGTTGCTTCAGATAGACGCCCATTGTACAAGAATGATTATTCTCCTCATGGATCAGGTTACCCTGATGTGCCTAGAGGTGGTACATCTCACCCTGTGAGAAAAGCTTACATTGATGATGGTTACAGTCAGAGGTACGAGAGGCCACCTCCGGTTTACCGTGAGGCGCGTGGACGTGAATATGATTCCATGTCTGGGTCCAAACGATCATATGCTGCTATGGTAATTGCCTTAGCTTCTTGGTCTATTCCGTGGAAATCTCAAACAATTGTCATACCGTTATAATTCTGAGATAAGAAAATTAACTCTCATTATGCATACAAGGATGAAGTACCATCACGCTATGGTGAGGCAGGAGTGCGTCATTCGCGGCCTCGTTTGGATTATGATACAGCTGGCAATGTTCCTCATTATGGGGATGCTTACAGTGACAGGTCtgtcaattattattattttttgtttgttaaaCGATGTTATCCTTCCCTCTCACCTTCCTTGTACATTCAGGCTTGGAAGATCAAATCTAGGATACGGTGGGAGCAGAAGCACCCTGTCAGGTCATGATTCTCATGGGCTCAGTGATCGCCAGAGTATGGGTTACAGTGGAACTTTGTCTCAGGATTTAGACTAAACTGaacgtttttttttaatagttaaTCTGACATCCCATTTCAGAAGTTTTTTAGTGTTTGTTGTGTAAATGGCGGTTGTTTGATGGACCTTGATTAATAATCTTCTCCTTTCAGGCTCATATGGTGGTCGTGAAGTTAGTGGAATGTACTCATCAAACTTTGGCGGGGGTTATATGTCTCGTGGGAATGATGTATGTTTGTAATCCCTATGTCACCTTCTTGTATCCATTTCTTGAAATGGCCTTCTAACGCATGATTCTCTATGAATTTTGTAGGTTGGTGGTAGTTCTTACTCGTCACTCTATTCCGGGCGCAGTTTAGGTGGTAATAGTTATACAGGAAGTGGAGGCTCTGGATCATATTATTGAGGTAtgtctttttcttatttttctgctTGCTTGTGTGAAGCAGATAAAAGCTTCTATTCTCGATGTTCTGGGCCGGTTTCAATTTTGATTATGGTGCGGAGTCATAGTTATGTATCCTCTTGCTAAGTGCTGCACATGATGGGTGAGGAGAATTATGATCGTTCTTGACATTGTCCATGGCAGAGATTGGAATTGAGAAGAGGTTGTGCTTAGGATGTGGATTATTTGAAGTTACGAACTTGGATGCTTGCACTTCAAGCGGAAGCATGAGTTTGATCTTACACAGCCTCTCATTGGGTTGAGAAATCTATAGGGGTGGGTTGGATAGTGTAGTGGACTATTTCAGATCTGTGTTTGGATATTTTAATCATCCTGTGTATTTTTTGCTGTAAGGTATTCTGAGTTTCTTGGAAGTTGAGGAAGACTAAAGTTTGTGAATGTTCAAGGATTCTTGTTTTTTGGTCCCTATTTGAACTGCAGGGAGAAGAAgtgatttatttgttttaatggGTGAACACTATGGAAAATGTTGAAAAGGTGTGTGACATTTGGTTCGTCACTACTCGGTGTAATTTTTGGACGAGCAAGATATGTGTGCTTTTGCAGTTTCAAAGTGATCTTCTGTCTCTTTTAGAATGGAAATGCATGAAGAAGATGAGCAAACAGCGTTCAActttttttgttactttttaATGATTATGACAAGATATAATAGTACACCATTTATCACAGTTTTTAGGAAGCCTGAGGCATTGTATGCTTGAATAAAAATTAGATGGCATCTGGATATGATAAAATTGGATTTTGAGATAATGTCTTGGAAGTTGGGCTTTCTACATTATTAAACTACTCCTCCAGTTGTTCCTTTGAAATTTCTATGATTTGTAGATGCAAAATTTTGGGGTAAGATAATGGACAAAACCCCGGTTCTTTTTGTAGGCAATTTAGCCAAAATTGCTCAAACAGTGAGCTTTGGCCAGATAGGATTTGCTTATCAGCTGGTTTGGATTTGCTTTTTGTTTGGTGCGCCATTAGTTTGTTGAAATGACCTTATTACTTGGACGATTGGTTTCCCAATGTTTTTAGTGATGTGTTATTTTGCTTTCGCCTGCATCAGATATTGAATTTACTAGTGCTTAAACTGGATCGAAGCACCGATGTTTCATTAATGGCACTTGCTGTTGGCCACTATGGCTATGTTTTATGCTTGAAACAGTTTCATTTCGTTGGATCACAGCGAGATTGACTGTAAAATGTTTCTGAATAACAAACTGATCGACACCGAAGGAAATAAATGTGCACGCCTTTTAACATGTTTTACGTGTCAATGATACCTTCTTGGAATGGCCTTGTGTTCCTCATGATGAAGGCCGGGGAACTTGTGAATGCAAGTTTAGTGCTAGTAGTATTTGAAGCATCTCTTGGATATGGCATTGGATGTTGATACTGCGTGGATAGGAAATTGGTGGTGTTGGAAGCTTATCTCGCTACCGAAATGTTATTTCTGTTCTTTAGAAAGGCCCTCTTCCCAACCCCGACACATGCTCACAACTGCCAAATCCACATTGTGCATATTTTGCTTTGTCTAGGCTTGATTTTGCCCATGCTCATATTTTGTTGGAAGTTGTGGTATTCCATGCCTACTACATATCCTAATATGGTATTAGTAGCTTCCAGAGCATGACATATGCTTAGGATCCGCAGAAAATATTCATTAACCTGATATTAATGGACTGGGAAATGGAACGAGAGATGTCGTTGACAAGGGAAAATGGATTATAGTTGCGATGCACTTTGTTTTTGCCCTTACCTTTTGAATTTAGATGGTAAAACGAGTTTCTCCAAGTATATAGCATTGCCCCTCAAGATTAATATATGTTTGACTGACCGTAAAAGTGGTAATATTATCAGCTCTAAATTTTACTAATGTATTAGCTTATAGCATGTAGTTGGTTCGataattctttatttatttattatgttgtCAACTAATGTCAGAACTCAGAAGTAAACAGGTTTGGAAATCCCCAAGTTATAGAAGGTCAAGTGTTATGACATGATTAACGACTTTACAGTTCACAATACCATGTTTTACAGTTCACAATATAGAGGATctaaatccaaaattttaatgTCTGGACGAACATCCTTGGCATTTGTTTGGTGATGTTTATTTGTTCGGAGctttgtaaatttatttattctcTGTTTCTAAATTCATAGTAGAACACGTCGCAAGTTTGCATTGGGACAAAAGTGGGTGCGGGTTGTTTTCTCTGTCTCTAAATGAAGATTTTTTTACATGTTACTTGTAATTTTCCAAATAAGTGTTGGTTTTAATTTGAccctttttaaaaaatgttagtTTAAAGCATACCTTTGTGAATACTCTAAATCGTACGTTCTCGTCAAATTTCTTGGCCCGTCTTTGTTGAGTTGGCTTTCTTCCTATGAACTTGTAGTGTACAACTGCTCGAAGTCTCTAATATCGAATTAATGATCAAGCTTACAGTTTAAAGGAAGATAAAATGAGATTCTCGACAATTTTGTCCAAGAATTTGCAATGCTCAGTTCTTGTTATTTGGTATTACTTGAGTATTTTGCAGCAGTAGTCTGCGAATTCCATCATCTTCGCTGTCCTAACATATTTATCCCGTGGCGAATCTGCTAAATAATCCGGAGCAGTTGGCAGTCGTACGATTATTTTGAAAACCGGAGTTAGTACAAGAAGCAATAAATATGaacgattatttttaataatacatttcgttatataaaaattaagcaCGAAAACAAAGCAAATGCATTAAAACCATCATATTTAATGGATGacattttaaaaaagttttgaTTCTAAAATTAGGTCGATAcggtttaattgattttttaataaataaaccaatatatttttaaaatgaaatccaTGTGTCTATATTATTGTCATGCCAGCTCTAGTTCCAGAACTTTACTCTCTGCTTTTTTTATCCCCAAATAAAGGATGGAATATTATAAAAGAAACagatttgttaattttttagcAAAATTATAAGTGTAACTCACCTCTTTATTCCAAATCACCGAAAAGGATTCGCCTAAAGAATATTCCATAGTAATGGGCTGCTAGGGTTTTGGGTATTGTATTCGGAGAGCCACCGGTTCAAGTATAAATACAGCAGCTTCTTCGTTTCATTTTGGCAGCTCAAGCTCTGCTTCAAGCCTTATAATTGATGTTACATTTATATTTGTCTTAAAAATGGAGCAGACTTTCATTATGATCAAGCCTGATGGGGTTCAAAGAGGCctggtttgtttgtttttactCTGTCGATAATTTTATCTTGATTTTTCCATGGTTGGTgttatgttttcatgaaattctGTGTGGGTGATATTTCTTCTGCGAGATCAAAACTGTATGGATTACTACTGTGGGATTTGGATTTAAGTTTTTGAGATAAaaggtttttgtttttcttgaaaTTAATTGAAGAATACAGTAGATCTGGTATGTTTTTGAGAAGAAGTTGTAGCTGAGATTTAAGGTTACATATTCTTTTGTctctttatttgttttgatCGATTCAGGTTGGTGAGATTATTGGCAGGTTTGAGCAGAAAGGTTTCGCTTTGAAAGGTAGCGTTTTACCCAAATTTCTCGTATATTGTTTTTGCTTAGCTACAACAGCAACAGTAATAGTAGTCTGGATTCATGGTTACAATTTGATTTGAACTAGTGTGTGCTTTTGCTTTCCTTTGTCCTATGTTGAtttgtctttttctttattctcgtattatattaaaaaaaaaatggtgaGGCATAACTGAAATCAATAATCACATTCTTTGATGCCGATTGTTAGTcataattatgttttttttttgtttggtatTTCATGGGTTTTGGGACTTGTTCTATTTTTGGTGAAAGATTTTTTTTGACACATTCGGTGAAAGAATTTTAAAAGTTGTATATAGAAGTCATTTTTTATTTCTCTCCTTCGATATGGTTTGGAAAACTAGGAAATCTATCTTGATTAGTGAGTCACCTTGTTCCTGTCCCATGCTAATAGTATGTGTGTATTGTTCTAATGTAGTGGATTTCCCAAAGGTACAAATTAGTGAAAACTCTGTTTTTATTAACTGCGACAAGTAAACATATTTTTTGGTCCGGCTCATTCACAAGGTGTTGAGATGCAGACACATTTTATACTTGTTATACTTGTTTGGCCGTTTTAGGCACAGATTATTGCACCAGTACAAGATAAGACCCATTGCAATGTGAAGATGATGGACGATCAAATTCTGCCCACTAATGTTCCACCCAACTTTTATAAAGTTGGTTTCTTAGCATTTCTGTGTGCATGGTTTGATATCTTACATCTGTTTTGGATACAGGGTTAAAGCTTATCACTGTGGATCGTCCTTTTGCTGAGAGCCACTATGCAGATTTATCCACAAAGCCCTTCTTCAGTGGGCTCGTAGAATATATCATCTCTGGTCCTGTTGTTGCCATGGTTTGGGAAGGCAAGGGTGTGGTAACTACTGGCAGGAAGATCATTGGAGCCACCAATCCCGCTGAGTCTGCCCCAGGGACCATCCGTGGTGATTATGCTATTGACATTGGCAGGTGAATTTAGCTTTCTTGTTCATGTATCATGCCACACCAAATCCTACATAAGATTGATAATTTCAAGTAACCTGGATTTAGGGATTCGTTGCATGTTTTTTCCATTGAGTTACACAGTTTATTGCCTCGTTTTATGTTCGTATTGTGTTTACTTAAATAGTTTAAACACATGATTTTCCTGTGCTGGCGATCTTATTTATGTGCTGGAAAATGCAGAAATGTCATTCATGGTAGTGACGCGGTCGAGAGTGCAAAGAAGGAGATCGCTCTCTGGTTCCCAGAAGGAATTGCTGAATGGAGGAGCAGCCTTCATTCTTGGATTTACGAGTGAGCGTCCTTGATGTGAATGCCTATGACAGACTATATGTATGGCTCGGTTATTCTATCCAACTAGAGTTTGAGTTATGTCTTCAAATTAAGTTTATGAACGTTGATGATGTAGTGCAGTTATTTCCCCCTGCAGTTGATctaaatattcaatattttgaattttttttttttgttgcagtAGTATTAGCACGATAATTCGTATGCAAATTGGTTTCAAATTTTAACCCACTCAGTTCGGTTGGTAGGGCTCTTAACTTAAATCATGGTCATTAAATCACGTGGGAAGTGGTGAAGCTTCACGGTCGGTGTCTCACCGTTGCTTGGCCTTAGAGTTTGGTGTTCTGTACAGTGTAAATGATGAGACGTTGGATGGTTTGGTTTTATGAAATTTCTATTTCAAACTGAAATCTGAGCCACAGTTATTCATGAATCGAATTGAAATATGCAAGATTGTCTTGTGTATtctttagtaaaaaaaaataaataaataaataaaatcatagGCAACCTGTACTGGCAAATTTTCACTAGGgtcaaaataacataattttaagaaaaaaaattatggtttGGCTGCAAATTCTCAATTTAGATTTGGTTtctatttgttttgttttggttttAATATTCGTTGTAGGAGAGTTATATGAttctattttcattttcatgtaCGGATTGGAATCTTCAAAACTGTAGATTAATTCAATTcttggttttttgttttttatttttttaaatctgtaCTGCATACATCTAAAACATAACTAAGCACACTTTCAATGCAACAAGTTATCCATCAACAAACAATCggataaaacattttaaaaaaaagcatcTCAGCTCTGATTACTCTGCTTTGGCAAATGAAGGCAACTCTGCCATGTGTTCTCTCTCTCGTTATCTTAAGAACAATTCAAAACAGAGAAATCACAAAATCCAAACCCACACAATCCAGTACCAGAGAATCGATGCGAAATGAAGATGGATCGAACAAAAAGATGCATCTACTACATGTCGACTATGTTGTGTCTTTCAGTTGTGATGGATGGTTGTCACACTATCGACTGAGTAGCCCGTATGAAGGCAAGTCTTCAAGGCGTGCTATGTCTTCTTGAAGAAGTTCCCTTTCCAGCTGCCGCCGGGTAGCTTTTATCACAGTCTAAGATCAAATGCAGGATGAAGCTATCACTTTATATTGTTGGAAATGCAAAATTGGGAAAATGGCGATTTCCTCCATCATGATAAAGGTCGAATTATAAAAGCTATACATAAAATTACTCTTTATAATTAATTCGAGTAAACTGGACAACACTTACATTGAAATCCATGTAAGAAGCATGCATAGCAAGCCATTGATGGTCCATTAACTTGAATGCAATACAGTATAGAAGGTCCAATGCAGATTCATTTTCTGTGGGGagaaaaaattgaagaagaaagcacCATAAATAATCAGAACGTTTTTGGAGCATCATTACAGTGGAGTAATTTAGTAGCACATGGACTCGAACCAAGTATGAATTCACGGAACCTTTCTCATAGGTTGTTGAGAAGCTGCAAAGACTAACCTGttaaaaacttcaaaaaaatgaCTCCCACTGGTGTACGAGGTTTTACTGCAAAGATGTGGCAAGATATTAGCTCAATCAAACAGAAATGGGTCTGGTGTTTACTGACATACTATAACAAGTGAATATGATATCAATCTTTGAGACCCCACGGCAGTTAATACGAAATCCTGCAGTGCACCATACATATCATCAAGAGATTATCAAAAAAATCAGATGATTTTAGATGTAAGTCATTTCCACCAGCAATATTAAATGTTCATTTGTTGACAAATTTGGTACTAATTACAAAGATTAAACCCACATCCTTATATTTAGACGAAGTGTAGGATAGAGATTGCAGATTATTTAGATTGTTATCATAACTGATGGGAAGAAGTTCGCTGGTTTCACTTGAAGcagaataaaattcaaattaaaaataaaataaaattttgaaggtTTTCATGAACACCTTGAATTTCAAAACATGCAACAACAATTCACCTGCTTCAAGATCAAGCATCTGAATTAGCATGAATGTGATGATGACACCAGCCACAGCAAATGGGTATTCCCACAAGGCCCGATCACCTTCTTGCTTACAAAGAAGATCCTGAAACGATTGCTGTGCGAAAGCATTTGGTAAGCATATATTGGCAAACTTTAGAGAGGGTATTCAACAACTTAAATCTGCATATGAATATCATGGAAATCCAAGTAATGGAGCAATGTGGGCATGCATGTCCTTGTTAACCAGAGCTAAACACGATTCTTTCGCCTCTTGCTTTCTATTCCTAATAGTCCTTTAGAAACCACCTTTTTTGTTAGCATAGATTTCTCATCCTAAAGGATGTCCAAAAATGCGTTTTATTGCTCCAgcatattaaatatatgatgcTTTCAGTAATCAATCTATTTTGCGCTGGAAtaatacattaaataaaataaatatcatttcacTTCTTTCCCTCAAATTTAACCAGatttcataaatttgaaataaggAAAAGcctttctttttattattagtatgatttttttttcgagAAGCACAGAAAACATTAGAAGTTGACTTTCAATTGTTTCCATCACCCCAAATATTCATTGTGAAAACATGTTAAAACAATACCATGCATTATGACCGATCGCAACAAATTCAACCGAAGCAATTTAGGTCACATGAAACTACTAATCAAAGAAATGGATTCATGAGAGTAGAAACAAAGAAGAACAAGAGATCTACTAATAACTAGCAAGTCTCACGTAAACATGGATCACAAGTAGAACCAGAAGTAAGAAAAGATGGCCAAAATTTATGGCCAATCTACCAGGGAGACATAGAATTAGTcctcaaacaaaaaaataaaataaaatagagacaTAAGAGCAACGGGTCACTTCCCTCTGACACTCGTGCATCACACACAGGGGTAGAGAAAGAGACATAAGAGGACATACTGGATAGTTCCTTGCGAAGTATCATAAATTTTCCAATGATATGAAGCCACCACCCCTGCAAGAACATGGCTTATGTCAAAGGTTAAAATGATATTAGAAAAGGAGTGAGACCTTGGGATCCAAAAgaagtttcttctattactattgtttatgttattattgaaaataataattataatattattagtattttaaatctaGAGAAAGTTGACTGTGAACATATATATACCGAAAATCTGTAGATGGATCTTTTCCCTGCCAACCCATCTCCTTCCACTGGTCAGAAATTAAACTGTGTAGTTTCTCCTCAGGAAAGGCAGCAGCCCACAGCGCCCTCAGAGCTTCCTGTAAAATGAGAGCAATAAAATACATCGAGGAATAGGAGAAGACTTAAATATCATATTGAATTTAACACGAAGGAAGGCACCAATCTTTATCAAAAAGACCTTAGCATCTTACTGAATATACCTGATGTTCGGGAAGGGAACTATCATACACAACATCTATTCGACTCTGTAGCCTGACTAGGCATTCCTCCTGACACAGAAAATTGAAACATCAAGATCTTGTGTTCAGGCGCCAACAACAATGAGAAGTTAAAAACTAAACAAGCTCtctttaacataaatattatgaaaacaGCCAATTATGCAGAAGAAAGCTTAACATTCAGGAATCCACGGCTTcttattttcaaatcttttcatta comes from Primulina huaijiensis isolate GDHJ02 chromosome 17, ASM1229523v2, whole genome shotgun sequence and encodes:
- the LOC140963610 gene encoding nucleoside diphosphate kinase 1-like encodes the protein MEQTFIMIKPDGVQRGLVGEIIGRFEQKGFALKGLKLITVDRPFAESHYADLSTKPFFSGLVEYIISGPVVAMVWEGKGVVTTGRKIIGATNPAESAPGTIRGDYAIDIGRNVIHGSDAVESAKKEIALWFPEGIAEWRSSLHSWIYE